A region from the Desulfomarina profundi genome encodes:
- a CDS encoding ABC transporter ATP-binding protein encodes MTQRFGGLTAVSDFNVRLGSNAMAGLIGPNGAGKTTVFNLVSGFYQATEGEIFICGKSTAGLKPHKVTALGVARTFQNIRLWNQMTVLDNIRVAQHGKLEYGFFKAILRSRDYFECEERIEHEARELLKIFELEKYMEEYPTNLPYGLQRKLEIVRALSEKPKLLLLDEPAAGLNSADVQELIRLIQWIHKTFDVTIWLIEHHMDVVMELCDDIKVIDFGQTIAEGSAEHVRNHPAVISAYLGDDNI; translated from the coding sequence ATGACCCAGCGTTTTGGCGGCCTGACGGCTGTGTCTGATTTTAATGTACGCCTTGGTTCAAACGCCATGGCTGGCCTGATCGGACCCAACGGAGCTGGTAAAACAACAGTATTCAATCTGGTCAGTGGCTTTTATCAGGCGACCGAAGGAGAGATCTTCATCTGTGGCAAGTCAACAGCAGGACTGAAACCCCATAAGGTGACGGCTCTTGGAGTTGCCCGGACTTTTCAGAATATCAGGTTGTGGAACCAGATGACTGTGCTCGACAATATTAGGGTGGCTCAGCATGGAAAGCTGGAATATGGCTTTTTCAAGGCTATTCTTCGCAGCCGTGATTATTTTGAGTGTGAAGAACGTATTGAACATGAGGCACGGGAATTACTGAAAATATTTGAGCTGGAAAAGTATATGGAAGAGTATCCAACCAATCTACCATATGGACTGCAGCGTAAACTTGAAATTGTCCGTGCCCTTTCGGAGAAACCGAAGCTGCTGCTGCTGGACGAACCGGCAGCCGGGTTGAATTCCGCCGATGTGCAGGAGCTGATCAGGCTTATACAGTGGATCCATAAGACATTCGACGTGACTATCTGGCTGATAGAGCATCATATGGATGTGGTGATGGAGCTCTGTGACGATATCAAGGTAATTGACTTTGGACAGACAATCGCGGAAGGTTCCGCCGAACATGTCCGCAATCATCCCGCGGTTATTTCCGCCTATCTGGGAGATGATAATATATAA
- a CDS encoding ABC transporter substrate-binding protein has protein sequence MKKRLIAAIVSCSALLVAGAALSADTIKIGYNIPLTGDIPKVGESSKFSAEMLKADINGAGGLEVGGKKYMLEFIYEDNEAKAESAVTTALKLIDKDQVLAMIGPNSSKQAVPAGQVADDNQTVMVSPWSTNPDTTLDRPWVFRAAFLDPFQGPVAVNFAVKTFNAKTAAVLYDLSNDYSKGLAEIFRDVFEKKVGKGSVVAFESHGTKDQDFSAQLTKIISAKPDFIFLPDNYNQVALIVKQAHQLGYKGEFMGSDAWGSSELMTLCGDDCKGLHFSTHYAAAGATGATKEFIDRYTKKYGYVPDDVAALTWDATRIVLKAIQNTGGLTGKLRKDRKAVRKAMAAIPTFDGITGSMKFDDQGDPVKCAVVVKISDSGAFEFAESVCPE, from the coding sequence ATGAAGAAGAGGTTAATTGCCGCAATTGTATCCTGTTCCGCCCTGCTTGTTGCAGGTGCGGCCCTGTCTGCCGATACGATCAAGATCGGTTACAATATTCCATTGACTGGAGATATCCCCAAGGTTGGTGAATCATCCAAGTTTTCTGCAGAGATGCTGAAGGCTGATATCAATGGTGCCGGCGGGTTGGAAGTTGGTGGGAAGAAGTATATGCTCGAGTTCATTTATGAGGACAATGAAGCAAAGGCAGAATCCGCGGTAACCACAGCCCTCAAGCTTATCGACAAGGATCAGGTTCTGGCAATGATTGGACCCAATTCCAGTAAACAGGCTGTTCCAGCCGGTCAGGTTGCCGATGACAATCAGACCGTAATGGTTTCTCCCTGGTCAACCAATCCTGATACCACTCTGGATCGTCCCTGGGTCTTCCGGGCTGCATTCCTAGATCCTTTCCAGGGACCTGTTGCCGTTAATTTTGCCGTTAAAACCTTTAATGCCAAAACTGCAGCGGTTCTTTATGACCTTTCCAATGACTATTCGAAAGGTCTGGCTGAAATATTCCGTGATGTTTTTGAGAAAAAAGTCGGCAAAGGTTCCGTCGTGGCCTTTGAAAGTCATGGCACCAAGGACCAGGACTTTTCAGCGCAGTTGACCAAAATCATCAGTGCCAAGCCTGATTTCATCTTTTTGCCTGACAACTATAATCAGGTGGCTCTCATTGTAAAGCAGGCCCATCAACTCGGATACAAAGGTGAGTTCATGGGCTCTGATGCCTGGGGTTCTTCCGAACTCATGACTCTCTGCGGAGATGACTGCAAGGGTCTTCACTTTTCCACTCATTACGCCGCCGCAGGAGCAACCGGGGCGACCAAGGAATTCATTGACCGGTATACAAAAAAATACGGTTATGTGCCTGATGATGTTGCTGCCCTCACGTGGGATGCAACCAGGATTGTTCTCAAGGCTATTCAAAATACCGGCGGTCTTACCGGTAAATTGAGAAAAGATCGCAAAGCGGTACGGAAAGCCATGGCGGCCATCCCTACTTTTGACGGTATAACCGGCAGCATGAAGTTTGATGACCAGGGAGATCCTGTAAAATGTGCTGTTGTCGTTAAGATCAGTGACTCCGGTGCGTTCGAATTCGCCGAGTCCGTATGCCCTGAGTAA
- the ilvN gene encoding acetolactate synthase small subunit, giving the protein MKKAVTVLELTVNNHPGVMSHICGLFSRRAYNLEGIVCVPEKSGKTSRMWLQVVEQVKLDQVIKQIQKLPDVLQVEKHGAEHEAFDGVRSLV; this is encoded by the coding sequence ATGAAAAAAGCTGTTACAGTATTGGAATTGACGGTGAATAATCATCCGGGGGTCATGTCTCATATCTGCGGTCTTTTTTCCCGCAGGGCGTACAATCTGGAAGGAATAGTCTGTGTTCCGGAAAAAAGCGGAAAAACAAGCCGCATGTGGTTGCAGGTAGTGGAACAGGTGAAGCTTGACCAGGTTATCAAGCAGATTCAGAAATTACCCGATGTTCTGCAGGTGGAGAAACACGGAGCGGAACATGAGGCTTTTGATGGCGTCAGGTCACTGGTTTAA
- the ilvB gene encoding acetolactate synthase large subunit gives METMNGAQLIIRMLERQGIDIIAGIPGGANLPLYDALQKSRSIRHILCRHEQGAGFLAQGIARSTGKAGVCFATSGPGATNILTAIADAYLDSIPVICITGQVPASLIGTDAFQEVDTYGMSIPITKHNYLVREVGELLEIIPKAFELALSGRPGPVLIDVPKDVQTATISFSSWPEPGRRLENPSADNDQLRAAATLINRARRPILCLGGGVILGEAAGEARALLEKSSLPATMTLLGLGSLPENHPLSLGMLGMHAARSTNMALQECDLFIAAGARFDDRATGKIVEFCPDAHVIHMDIDPSEVSKLKSANVGLVGDVKESLRALLPMVEPNERTIWRNQIEVLQEMYPMTSPEAIVPEKPYGLILKISELMGENCFVATDVGKHQMWTAQVYPLQRPRQFLTSGGLGTMGFGLPAAIGAALANPDSQVVLFTGDGSLQMNIQELATAVEQQVNVKIIVMNNRSLGLVRQQQNLFYNQNCFASDFQIDVDFSAIAKGFGMKAFHTGPGCNLPYLLSKILNEKGPCLINVPVAVEEEVYPMVPPGAANSEMLGGFNAENVNRKTREIS, from the coding sequence ATGGAAACTATGAATGGAGCTCAACTGATAATCAGGATGCTGGAGCGTCAGGGCATAGACATCATTGCCGGAATACCCGGTGGGGCCAACCTTCCCCTTTATGATGCGTTGCAGAAAAGCCGGAGCATCCGGCATATTCTCTGCCGGCATGAACAGGGTGCCGGCTTTCTGGCACAGGGAATAGCCCGTTCCACCGGAAAGGCCGGGGTCTGTTTTGCTACTTCCGGGCCTGGTGCCACCAATATCCTGACGGCCATTGCTGATGCATATCTTGACTCGATTCCGGTAATCTGTATAACCGGTCAGGTTCCGGCATCACTTATCGGTACGGATGCTTTCCAGGAGGTTGATACTTATGGTATGAGCATTCCAATTACCAAGCACAACTACCTGGTAAGGGAAGTCGGGGAACTTCTGGAGATCATACCGAAGGCTTTTGAGCTTGCCCTCTCGGGACGTCCGGGACCTGTATTGATCGATGTTCCTAAAGATGTACAGACAGCGACAATAAGTTTTTCTTCCTGGCCGGAACCCGGACGCAGGCTGGAGAATCCAAGTGCTGATAATGATCAGCTTCGGGCTGCTGCTACTCTTATCAACCGTGCCAGGCGGCCGATTCTCTGTCTCGGGGGCGGTGTTATTCTCGGGGAGGCTGCAGGCGAAGCGCGGGCACTTCTGGAAAAAAGCTCTCTGCCTGCCACCATGACCCTTCTTGGTCTTGGCAGTCTGCCGGAAAATCATCCCCTTTCCCTGGGAATGCTGGGGATGCATGCGGCCCGTTCAACCAACATGGCCCTGCAGGAGTGTGATCTTTTCATCGCTGCCGGAGCCCGTTTTGATGATCGGGCGACCGGCAAAATTGTTGAATTCTGTCCTGACGCTCATGTTATTCATATGGACATAGATCCCAGTGAAGTCTCAAAATTAAAGAGTGCCAATGTGGGACTGGTTGGAGATGTCAAGGAATCCCTGCGGGCTCTTCTGCCCATGGTTGAACCAAATGAAAGAACAATCTGGCGTAACCAGATAGAGGTTCTGCAGGAGATGTATCCCATGACTTCACCGGAAGCCATAGTTCCAGAAAAACCGTATGGCCTGATCCTGAAGATTTCCGAGTTGATGGGGGAAAACTGTTTTGTGGCAACTGATGTGGGAAAGCACCAGATGTGGACCGCTCAGGTTTATCCGTTGCAGAGACCGCGTCAGTTCCTGACATCCGGCGGGCTCGGTACCATGGGATTTGGTCTGCCGGCAGCCATCGGTGCTGCCCTGGCCAATCCCGATAGCCAGGTTGTTCTTTTTACCGGTGACGGCAGTCTGCAGATGAATATTCAGGAGCTGGCAACCGCTGTTGAGCAGCAGGTAAATGTAAAAATTATAGTAATGAACAACAGGTCGCTGGGACTTGTCCGTCAACAGCAGAATCTGTTTTATAATCAGAACTGTTTTGCCTCTGATTTTCAGATTGATGTTGATTTTTCGGCCATTGCAAAAGGGTTCGGCATGAAGGCCTTTCATACCGGTCCTGGTTGCAATTTGCCGTATCTGTTGTCAAAAATATTAAATGAAAAGGGACCCTGCCTGATAAATGTGCCCGTAGCCGTGGAGGAGGAAGTCTATCCGATGGTACCTCCGGGGGCGGCCAACAGTGAAATGCTGGGTGGATTTAATGCAGAGAATGTCAATCGCAAAACGAGGGAAATATCATGA
- a CDS encoding iron-containing alcohol dehydrogenase, with translation MVSSFQCLPVPQIDFGPGKLSDLPEFYKSYGKRPALVLGRASLSRQHTWQKIKAEITDIFGPDKPPVIQVSSEPTPTLIDEAVSRLLQNHVDMVIAIGGGSVLDAGKAISAMLVEQAPVMDFLEGVGKKKPKGRKLPFIAVPTTAGTGSETTNNAVIKSAEKGFKKSLRHKNYYPNLALVDPEMTLSCPPSLTATCGMDCFTQLTEAYLSTRASALTDSLSLDGIRSIARSLETVFQDGSNLEARSDMAYATLLSGIALSNAGLGTVHGLAGTLGGFLDIPHGTACGTLMAITNRTTLDILRKSTAKTDTETTALRKFSNLGRIFSKESTKTDNWYQDFFINELIRLTDLFELPTFDRFGMNSTDLEKITFASTNKFNPVQLSREDLMHILSARLR, from the coding sequence ATGGTTTCTTCCTTTCAATGTCTCCCTGTACCTCAGATAGATTTCGGCCCTGGAAAACTGTCTGACCTGCCTGAGTTCTATAAATCTTACGGTAAAAGACCTGCTCTTGTCCTTGGCAGAGCCTCTCTTTCGAGACAACACACCTGGCAGAAGATCAAGGCAGAAATTACTGATATTTTCGGGCCCGACAAGCCTCCAGTCATACAGGTTTCCTCCGAACCGACCCCTACTCTCATTGACGAAGCCGTATCCCGATTACTTCAGAACCATGTGGATATGGTCATTGCAATCGGCGGTGGCAGTGTGCTGGATGCCGGCAAGGCTATCTCTGCCATGCTTGTTGAACAGGCACCGGTCATGGACTTTCTTGAAGGAGTCGGTAAAAAAAAACCGAAAGGCCGTAAACTGCCGTTTATTGCGGTCCCGACTACTGCCGGAACAGGCAGTGAAACAACAAACAATGCAGTAATCAAATCTGCGGAAAAAGGTTTTAAAAAATCTTTGCGCCACAAAAATTATTACCCGAACCTGGCTCTCGTGGATCCGGAAATGACCCTCTCCTGTCCCCCCTCTCTTACTGCGACCTGCGGTATGGACTGTTTTACCCAACTGACGGAAGCGTATCTTTCCACCCGTGCTTCTGCCCTGACCGACAGTCTTTCGCTTGACGGTATCCGCTCCATAGCCAGGTCCCTTGAGACTGTGTTTCAAGATGGTTCAAACCTTGAGGCCAGATCGGACATGGCTTATGCCACCCTGCTTTCCGGAATCGCTCTGAGTAATGCGGGACTGGGAACCGTTCATGGACTGGCCGGTACCCTGGGAGGTTTTCTTGATATTCCCCACGGAACAGCCTGCGGCACCCTCATGGCCATAACCAACAGAACAACCCTTGACATACTGAGGAAATCTACAGCAAAAACGGATACGGAAACGACAGCCCTGCGAAAATTCTCCAACCTTGGCAGGATTTTCAGTAAAGAATCGACAAAAACCGACAACTGGTACCAGGATTTTTTCATAAACGAACTGATTCGACTGACCGATCTGTTTGAACTGCCGACATTTGATAGATTCGGCATGAATTCCACTGACCTGGAAAAAATTACTTTCGCCTCAACCAACAAGTTTAATCCCGTGCAGCTGTCCCGTGAAGATCTCATGCACATTCTCTCAGCCAGACTACGATGA
- a CDS encoding O-antigen ligase family protein, which produces MISFFNRASIFSVIATCFFIPFSTAFTALFSTMAVLFWFLSGRFLNFPKILKNYPTALVSLLLFFLFIIGLLYSPAELSDALSNLKKYRELLFLPIVISLLDGRPGAKSNAINSFIAGCIFLMLVSFFMKFGIIPSDRYGNSLVYHITHSFFMALLAFWSAHRTADSKQYRYFWLCVTLAALANISYVAPGRIGMLVLIVLGLLFCTQRFSFRMQIAAVLILSGLCSALYYSSDNISSRINKAIAEVRAYEHEHGCSRTSMGMRLDWYIDCVTLFQKKPLFGYGTGGFAVAHDKLIKGTGVQRTDNPHNEYLFIAVQLGSVGLFLFLLLFFLALLKSSKMVRPDGWLLQGVVISMATGCLLNSFLYDSQQGHFFAFLAAVLLASSQRHSLTFFRTGENFRTISNKF; this is translated from the coding sequence ATGATTTCCTTTTTCAACCGCGCAAGTATTTTTTCGGTCATTGCAACCTGCTTCTTCATTCCTTTTTCAACAGCCTTTACCGCCCTTTTTTCCACCATGGCTGTGCTCTTCTGGTTCCTGTCCGGCAGATTTCTGAATTTCCCGAAGATACTGAAAAACTATCCAACAGCACTGGTGTCCCTTCTTCTTTTTTTCCTCTTTATCATAGGGTTGCTCTACTCACCGGCAGAGCTGTCAGACGCTTTAAGTAATTTAAAAAAATACAGAGAACTTCTTTTCCTGCCCATTGTTATTTCACTCCTTGACGGCAGGCCCGGGGCAAAATCAAATGCAATCAACAGTTTTATCGCTGGTTGTATCTTCCTGATGCTCGTTTCATTTTTCATGAAATTTGGAATCATCCCGTCGGACAGATACGGTAATTCTCTGGTCTATCACATTACCCACTCGTTTTTTATGGCCCTCCTTGCCTTCTGGTCGGCCCATCGCACCGCTGATTCAAAGCAATACAGATATTTCTGGCTCTGTGTCACTCTTGCAGCTCTGGCCAATATCAGCTATGTGGCTCCAGGCAGAATCGGCATGCTTGTCCTGATCGTACTCGGTCTGCTCTTTTGCACCCAGCGTTTCTCGTTCAGGATGCAGATAGCTGCTGTTCTCATTCTGTCAGGACTCTGTTCAGCACTCTATTATTCTTCAGACAATATTTCTTCTCGGATAAACAAGGCCATTGCCGAAGTCCGTGCCTACGAACATGAACACGGATGCTCCCGGACATCCATGGGCATGCGACTCGACTGGTATATTGACTGTGTCACACTGTTTCAGAAAAAGCCGCTTTTTGGTTATGGAACAGGCGGTTTTGCAGTAGCCCATGACAAACTTATCAAGGGAACCGGTGTCCAGCGAACTGATAATCCCCATAACGAATACCTTTTTATCGCCGTACAACTCGGAAGCGTCGGGCTCTTTCTCTTTCTGCTCCTTTTCTTTCTTGCCCTGCTGAAATCATCAAAGATGGTCAGACCGGACGGTTGGCTATTGCAGGGAGTTGTAATCAGTATGGCCACCGGGTGTCTGCTCAATTCATTTCTGTACGACTCCCAGCAGGGACATTTTTTCGCCTTTCTTGCCGCTGTTCTCCTGGCCAGTTCCCAGCGGCACTCACTGACATTTTTCCGGACAGGTGAAAACTTCAGAACTATTTCAAATAAGTTCTGA
- a CDS encoding 3-deoxy-D-manno-octulosonic acid transferase — protein sequence MRETFLFHLVFRLYHFLWICVLPFLIRSHRLKEGCAERTLKEVLFSRVDLWIHAASAGEAYLAGQIVAGLDDTQELDILITTNTLQGKEILEKVAGDQCHRVTVAYMVFDSPPLVRKAVKIADPKLLVLIELEIWPGLLAEMKRAGKNYIIVNGRMTEKSSRRYGKIGFIWKRLKPMAVLAISENDRIRFADLFGLSSRQAQYIPNLKFDRIETYRYWDEHDEKKDMSLVLASIAREEEDDVLFLVKMLLQKFPELLVHLFPRHMHRVQDWMERLEKNNINWILQSSKADSGSASVVIRDVFGELADEYRRANAVFVGGSLAPIGGQNFIEAFMNGVVPVTGPFLNDFSWVGEEVFREGLVKKGNNREEVLGLLVEALEKPMDKNVLGEKVNRYIAKKQGGTEITCQYIRTYLK from the coding sequence ATGAGAGAAACATTTTTATTTCACCTGGTGTTCCGGCTGTATCATTTTCTGTGGATTTGTGTCCTTCCCTTTCTCATTCGTTCGCACAGGTTAAAAGAGGGATGTGCAGAGCGCACCCTGAAGGAAGTCCTTTTTTCCCGGGTGGATCTCTGGATTCATGCAGCTTCTGCAGGAGAAGCCTACCTGGCGGGCCAGATCGTTGCCGGACTGGATGATACGCAGGAATTGGATATTCTTATTACCACTAATACCTTGCAAGGTAAGGAAATACTGGAGAAAGTGGCAGGTGATCAATGCCACAGGGTTACTGTTGCCTATATGGTTTTTGACAGCCCTCCGCTGGTTCGCAAAGCTGTAAAAATTGCAGATCCAAAACTGCTTGTCCTGATTGAGTTGGAGATATGGCCCGGACTTCTGGCTGAAATGAAACGTGCAGGAAAGAATTATATCATTGTCAACGGTCGTATGACTGAAAAAAGTTCCAGGAGGTACGGGAAGATCGGTTTTATCTGGAAAAGACTCAAGCCAATGGCAGTTCTGGCGATTTCGGAAAATGACAGGATACGTTTTGCCGATCTTTTTGGTCTTTCTTCCCGGCAGGCACAGTATATACCTAACCTTAAATTTGATCGTATTGAAACTTATCGTTATTGGGATGAACATGATGAAAAAAAAGACATGTCCCTGGTGCTGGCTTCAATAGCCCGGGAGGAGGAAGATGATGTCCTTTTTCTGGTAAAAATGCTTTTGCAGAAATTTCCGGAGCTTCTTGTTCATCTTTTTCCCCGCCATATGCACAGGGTGCAGGATTGGATGGAACGGCTTGAGAAGAATAATATCAATTGGATTCTTCAGTCTTCAAAAGCGGATTCAGGAAGCGCTTCTGTGGTTATAAGGGATGTTTTTGGAGAACTGGCGGATGAGTATCGCAGGGCGAATGCGGTTTTTGTCGGAGGTAGTCTGGCCCCCATTGGAGGGCAGAATTTTATTGAGGCTTTCATGAACGGGGTAGTTCCTGTGACCGGTCCGTTTCTCAATGATTTTTCCTGGGTTGGTGAGGAGGTTTTTCGGGAAGGTCTGGTAAAAAAAGGAAACAACAGGGAGGAAGTTCTCGGTCTGCTGGTGGAGGCTCTTGAAAAGCCGATGGATAAAAATGTTCTTGGAGAAAAAGTGAATAGATATATTGCCAAAAAACAGGGTGGAACTGAGATAACTTGTCAATATATCAGAACTTATTTGAAATAG
- a CDS encoding S1C family serine protease: MDGEVIGIASHISTVSGGFQGLAFAVTSNQCLDLLDRAQTWSGIEGTIVQGRLARVLNVPQEFGLLVKRVSGVSWGGKIGLHPSSLKMTIEGEEFSVGGDIILKIGEMTVNDEPDFFKKLGDYTYGLSQAGKKLSVTVLRAGRIITLNEK, translated from the coding sequence ATGGATGGGGAAGTTATAGGTATTGCCAGCCATATCAGTACGGTATCGGGAGGTTTCCAGGGGCTGGCGTTCGCTGTTACCAGTAATCAATGTCTGGATCTGCTTGACCGGGCCCAGACCTGGTCCGGAATTGAAGGAACAATTGTTCAGGGGCGTCTGGCTCGTGTTCTCAATGTTCCCCAGGAGTTTGGATTGTTGGTGAAGAGGGTTTCCGGGGTATCCTGGGGTGGTAAGATTGGCTTGCATCCCAGTAGCCTGAAAATGACCATAGAAGGGGAAGAGTTCAGCGTGGGAGGGGATATTATTCTGAAAATTGGAGAAATGACTGTGAATGATGAACCCGATTTTTTTAAAAAACTGGGTGATTATACATATGGTTTAAGTCAAGCAGGAAAAAAATTGAGTGTCACGGTTTTGCGTGCAGGTCGGATTATTACTCTGAATGAAAAATGA